AAAAATAATAACTACCAGTATCGAGCAGAAGTATTTAGTAACGGGGACACACGCAAACAACTACTAGCACGAAGTAGGTATCTTCTATTCAAAAGTCCTGACAAATGGACTAGTTCCCAAAAGGAAAGGGCAGGAATTTTATTCATGCAATACCCTATGATAAAGGAAGCTTATGACTTGTCAAACCAGCTAAGAGTAATTTATAATACTTGTACAGACAAAAATATAGCAATGACTAAATTGGCACTTTGGTACAATCAAATTGAAAATAGTGGCTTTAAAAGCTTTAGAGTTGTTATGAACACAATCTCCCTAAATTACAGGGGAATATTAAACTATTTTGACAACAGAAGTACCAATGCGGCCGCTGAATCTTTTAATGCAAAGATCAAAGCCTTTAGACAACAACTTAGAGGTGTGAGAAATAAGGAATTCTTCCTCTTTAGATTAGCACAAATTTATGCCTAGTCCCCAACTTTTAGGACTGATCCCTGTTTTTGGCTATCGGTTAGTGTTAATCTTTTAAGTAGGAATTGAACTATAATTGATTTGGCCTTCGTCTTACGGAATGTTTAACTATTAAAGATGACAATTATGAGTGCAAAATCCACGTTTTCAATTTTGTTTTGGATTTACAACAAAGATGAGGTAAATAATCAAGGGATTGTTTATGCCAGAATTACCGTAGACGGTAAACGTTCTAATATTAGCCTGAAACGAAAGGTTGATATTTTAAGATGGGATAAAAAATTACAAAGACTAAATGGAACTACAGAAGAGGTAAAATCTTTTAACCAGTTTTTGAGCAGTATTTATACCCAAATATTTCAAATTTATCAGGACTTAAGATTAAAAGGAGAATTAATTACTACAGAACTTATTAAAGCTCATTATTTAGGTGAAACTGATGAACAGAAAACACTTCGAGGTCTATTAAATTATCATAATGCCAAAATTGAGGTTACTCTGAGCAAGGGTACGATTAAAAATTTCCATGTAACGGAGAAATATATTGGATATTATTTAAGAGATATTCATAAGACTTCAGATGTCTATTTGAAACAGTTAAATTATAGGTTCCTTATGGAATTTGAACAATATTTACATAATTTCTGGCCTAAAGGACATCCTAAATCTATGTCTCATAACACCGTTATGAAACATATTCAAAGGTTTAGAAAGATTGCAACATTGGGATATCATATGGAATGGATGAGTAAGGATCCATTTATTAGGTGGAAACCCAAATGGGAGAGACGTGAACGAGAATTTTTGTCCCCAGATGAATTGGCTAGACTAGAAAGTAAGAAGCTTTATTTAGAACGTTTGGATAGAGTTCGTGACTTATTTGTCTTTAGTTGCTACACAATAATTAGTTATGTGGATGTTATGCAACTGAATTCAAAGAGTATTGGTAAGGGTGTAGATAATGAGGATTGGATACTAATTAAAAGACAGAAAACAGATATCCCTGTTAAAGTGCCGTTGTTAGATAAGGCTCTTGAGATTATTAAAAAGTACAGAGGACATCCAATAACACAGGTGTCTGGAACACTTCTCCCCGTCATCACAAATGAGAAGTTAAATTTGTATCTCAAGGAGGTCGCTGAGCTTTGTGAAATTGATAAAAATTTGACATTCCACATGGCAAGGCATACGTTTGCAACTACCGTGACTTTAAGTAATGGTGTTCCAATAGAGACTGTTTCGAAACTACTGGGGCATAACAAAATTTCAACAACACAGATTTATTCAAGAGTAGTGGAAACTAAAATTAGTCAAGATATGGTTGAATTGAAGAATGTTTTGAACATTAAGGCTAACCAAAAAGCTCATAAAAATAGTCGAGAATTCGGTATGCGAATAGTTTAATAAGATAAGAGAAATGCAATATTATTTCTGTTAGTCTTATAAGCAGACGTTCATAGTTTCGGACCCTGTCATCTCGACAAAATTGAAATATTGAAATCTAAATAAATGTTAAATAAATGATTTTCAGTGTTTAGGTGTTTTTTTGTTTTGTTTGAATTCGTTTGAAATCGATTATGAGGGTGTCCTATTTTAATAGAAAATATAAATATGATACCCGTTGTGCATTATGATTTAAAAGAAAAAAGTTGTTCATCTTACTGAAAATCAGTAAATTGATTTAATCACAAATCATTAATAATGAACAACTTGAGTGCAAATTACGAAAGAATATTGGAAGTATTAAGAAAAATATCGAAAGAACAACTTTTAAGTTATCAAAGACGACAACCAAAGCTTAGTGATTTAGAACTTATCAGCTTGAGTCTTACTGCCGAATTTATGGGAATAGATAGTGAAAATGACCTTTTTAGAAAACTTCCAGATTCCCTATTATCAAAAATAGAGAGAAGTGTCTACAATAGAAGAAGACGAAAACTAGTTAATAAGCTCAACAGTATCAGGTTAAGCTTAGCTTCCCATTTTAATGAATTTGAAGATTATTTTGTAGTAGATAGTATGCCTTTAGAAGTTTGTAAATTATCACGCAGTTCTCGTTCAAAGATTTGTAAAGAAAACACTTATGCATTTCCAGATAAAGGTTATTGTGCAGCTCAAAGTTCTAATTATTACGGTTATAAACTGCACGCTGTTTGTTCTGTAAATGGTGTCTTTCAAAGTATCGATTTGAGTCCAGCATCTGTACACGATATTAATTATCTTAAAGATATTAAGATGCAAATAAGCGATTGTACATTAATTGGTGATAAAGGCTATTTATCAACAGAAATACAGCTTAACTTGTTTGAAACCTGTAATATAACGCTAAATACACCTATGAGAAGCAATCAAAAAAATTACAAAGTACAGCCTTATGTATTTAGAAAAAAGAGGAAAAGGATAGAAACATTATTTTCACAACTTTGTGACCAATTTATGATAAGACGCAATTATGCTAAAACTTTTGAAGGTTTTAAAACAAGAATCGTAGCTAAGATAACTGCTTTAACAACTATTCAGTATATCAATAAGTTTATTTTTGGGAGAAACATTAATAATATTAAAATTAACATTATTTAAAATGCACAACGGGTAATATGATATATTTTCCTATTTCAATCCATTATAGGTTTTAAAAAAGAATACTTGGGGTTCTAAACGGATTATTACCAATAAGAAAATCTCCCCAACTCACATAAGGTTGTAAAAGAAATTTATTGTAACAAATTGAATTAGGATTGAATTATTTGAAATTTTCGTATAAAAATCCCGGTAAATATTAAGTGTTTTATATTTGGTCTCCAAAGTATGTTCCTCAGGAATATTTGAGAATAACTGCTCTTATTTGAACAATGATAGCTTTACTAGCCTTTATAATGTAAATTTGGGCAACAAGCTTTTTAGGATGCATTGATGAATTAATGTTTAAAAGAGATACTGTCTATAGGTCTTGTTAACTATGGTTTAATAGGTTCTAAAATGTTTGCTGTTCAACAATTTCATTATCTTTAAACAAGCAAACAATTCAGCATGTGTTTTCATACATCGACCATTACAAAAACAAAAAAGCTAGAACAGCATTTTAAAGTGACATTAAGTAGCGAAGACATTCGCACCATTTTCGATAAACCACAATATCACTTAAATGGATTTTCACATCCTAACATGCTCGTAATTCCGCAGCAAAAGAGTGAAGTTTTAGCGCCAGGAATTTGGGGCATTGTGCCAGATCATAAAACCCCCGAACACATTTTGTCCTACTACAAAGAAGCGGTGAAATATGGCGGCGGACTCAATGCGCGCTCTGAAAAGTTGTTTGATCATTTCATATACAAAAAAGCGATACACGAACAGCGGTGTATCATTCCTGTATCAGGTTTTTACGAACCTCACGAACATCAAAAAAAGAAATACCCGTTTTTTATTCAAAATAAAGAGCAGAAACCCTTGGCTCTAGCAGGTATTTATTCTGTAATAGGAAGTTATATTACGTTTTCTATTATTACTAAAAACGCTTCGCCATTTTTCGCTAAAGTACATAATGTTAAAAAACGACAGCCTTTAATTTTAGATGCAGAGCATGCAAAATCTTGGCTAGATCCAAATCTTACCACAACACAAATTACTGATATCACAAACTTCTTTTATCCAGAAAGTCATTTACAAACGCACACGGTTAGTAAAGATCTTTTTTCTCCAAAGACGGATAGTAACATAGCGCGTATTTTAGATCCCGTAGAATATGATGGTATTCCCATTGGTAGCCTTAATTTCATTTTTCTGAGTTTTTCGATGGTGTGATTTGTATTCATAATCTGTATAAAATTTAAGTGATTTTTTCGTGTTGTTTTTACTTATAATTGGATGCCCCACGGATGTTCGCATGCTTAGGGATATGAGTGCTTTGATCTGCCTCATCTTTCAGGAATAAAGAACTTTGATCTAGATTATCCTTCAGTATGTTGGTTATCCTGTTGTAGCTTACAGCATCAGCCTGTATGGCTCTTTTAAGAACATTGTCTAATCTTTGGGAGCCATAAGACTTATGGGGTTGTATAACGCCCATAGCTCTTTTGTAACCTGTTTCAGGATAATCCAAAGCAGCAATAATCTGTTCAACACATGCTGCAACATAACGACCATGGCAGCCGCCTTGTTCTTAAAGTATTGAAGACTCCACTGACTGTATTGTTAATGGGAGCTGCTAAGATGATCTTTGTTGGTTATGTATGCGCCTTTGGAACCGCTACGTTGGTGTATAGCTATGCGCTGTTGAGTGTAATATACTGGATGGGGCGGACACTACGGTAAAGACTGAAATGTGATGGGCGAAATTCTGTTATCTCGACATGACTTGTTCCTAGAGAAGAAAATTAAAACCCATGCAACTACTAATCTAAATGCTGCAGAACTGGAAGAGCTTTACGGCATTCGTGTTCGTAGCCGAATGCGGCAGCTTTTTAATTTGGTGGCTTTTAATAAGAAAACTATAGATAAAAGAAAATAATTATTTTGAATTTATTGTTGTCCGATAAAAAACAGAATTAGCTAAAAAAGCGTTGGTGTTGGCCTTTTTTATTGATCGCACTCTTTATTTTGAAAACAGAACCTCCTTATGGGTCAAAAAGGCTTAATTGCCCAATGTTTTTGGTTGTAATCTCTTCCCAATTAGCTTCTGGGTTTTTCAGGAATTTGAACAAATCGATATATGTCATCAAATGGTATCGTATGACGGACATCATATTGGAATAAGCCCAGTTTCTTTGGGCTTTTCTTTGGATCACAAGCATAATGAGCTGGATTATCAAACTGACCCAGATTTGTATTTCGATGGCATTTTGATTGTCTCCCAAAAAATACTTTAGCGGAAAGTTCTGTTTAAGCCGCTTGAACATCGTCTCAATCTGCCACCTATTTTTATAGATGTCGGCTATTTTGTCTGCATCAAGATCATAATTATTAGTGATGAACTCATAAACTTTTTGGTGCTTTTCGTGCCAAAAAGCGATTCTCCTCAGGGAAAAAGCATTGCCGTTTTTGTCCGTAAGCCCTATTTTTTCGTCCTTTAAGACAGCATCGTCCACTTTATTGGGGATATCAAACTCTTCAAGGCTTGTATAGCGAGCATTGTCCTTTTGCCGAGTCACAAAGTAAACATCTTCCAGTGTCCATTTTTGGTATTGCTCATAATCCACATACCCTTTGTCAAAAACCACATAAGAGCCCTTCTTGAGTTCCAGGTCTTTTAAAAAGGTGTGGTCGTGCGTGGCCGCGCTTGAAAACTTAATCAGACAAGGAACGTCTTCCATGGCGTTTATCATAGTATGCATCTTGATACCTCCTTTCTTTTTGCCGTTGAGCGGGTTCCTTCCTACACCTTTAAGAATGTCGCTAAATAGGGGGATGGTCGAGGAATCAACGATTTTAAGGTTCTTCACTGCAGGTTCTAAGGGTCTGCTGTCCGATAAAAAGCGATGGTAACGTTTGTAGAGTAAATGATAAATATCGGCAAATACTTCAGAGCTTCTTCTCCTGTTAGCATCTGACAAGGTACTGCGTTTTGGAAAGTCCGTGAGTCCTAGATGGTTGATCTTTCCCTCGCAGGCAAGCATAATACTGGAAACCTCACGAAGTGAGCTACAGCCACTGATCATGGTAAATACCATAGTGGCCAAATGCTCATAGGTGGTAAACTTTTTGGTATAGCGATCGCTGTTGTGCTTTTTGGCTGTCCGATGAACATCTTTGGGCAAAATGAAATTTAATACCTGTTTGATTATGGGGTGTCCGCTAAAGTTTTTACTTTTATTCATATCTTGGATGTGTGATAACTTCAAGATACAAAATAAGCGGGAAATCCTATCTTGGAAATCCCGCTTTTTAAATCTTTTATCGGACACTAATGTTTTGAATTATATTAAACTTTGAACAAAGAAAAGAGTATTGCGGCAATTGCACCCATTAGTTCAAAAAACAAAAATTGAAATAAAAAGATTGGATAAAAATGTAGGCTTCCCTAAAAAAGGGAAGCCTACACATGCGTATAAAAACAACCTTATTTACTAAGAATAAAAGAAATCATTTTAACAAAGAATTAATAAACAAGCATAACATTTACTTGTTATTTAAATTGTATTTTTAAAGGAAAAGCTACATTTTTGTACAACTTAATTTCAAGTTAATTCATAGATATTCAAAACACTTAACCGATATGTATAAAAAGTTAAACTACTTTTTATTTTTTATTTTAATAATCTTACAATTAAAACTATCAGCACAAGAAACTAAAGATATTAATGGATTAGTATTTTCTAAAGACTCTGTCTCCGTAGAGAATATTCATATTTTCAACTCTTCACTTAATAAAGGGACAATAACAAACAAGAAAGGGGAGTTTAGAATAATGACTCGAATTAATGACACTTTAGTAATATCCTCAATAGGTATTAAAAAAAAGCAAGTGGTTATTCTTGAATCTCATCACAATAAAAAAAATAAACTATCAATTGAAGTTCATATTCAAATTACCGACCTTGATGAAATAATTTTGAGTTCACACGGATTATCAGGCAATCTTAATCAAGATATTGAAAATTTAAAAAAACCATTAAGTATATCTCCAAGTGATGTTGGACTTCCTTACCAAAATTTTGAGAGACTTACCTACAACGAACGGCAACTTCAATTAGCGAGAGGCTTTGGATTAGTTTCATTAATGAATACAATTTCTGGACGCACAAAGATGCTTAAAAGCCATGTGGATTTAGATAACAGGATAAAGTCTGTTAACACAGCTAGAAAGATGTTTAATGATGATTTTATAATAAGCCTTGGAATCCCTACTGATAAAGTAAACGAATTTTGGTATTACTGCGAATCCGATTCAAATATCGAACAAATAATCAATGAAGATAACTTTGAAAATATATTGATTTTCTTATCCAAAAAAGTTAAATCATTTTTAGGGTAAATTATTTCTTTTTTTTCAACAGCTTAAGAGAATGCCCAAATAAAAACAGCATTTTACAAATTATTTAGAAACTTTCTATTGATAACTCTAAATTTACTGTCGCTCCTGCAAGGTGACCATTAACAACAGCATTAGAAATTGAACGCCTATCAGAACTGTTATCACCGCAGGCATATACACCATTAACTGTTGTTCTATTGTAACTATCCACCTTAATAAGACCATCATCTGTAAACTGACAACCTAATTTTGATGGGAGCTCACTTTTTTGATTTAATTCAGGAAACGCATATAAAACTTCAAAATCACTACTTATATTGTTATCAAATACAACGTTCTTTATAACCCCTTCAACATGTTGAATTTCTTTTATTTTAGATTCAATGATTTGAATTTTACGTGAATTAAGTTTTTCGAGTTGCATTGGAGAAAAACTGCTTTCTCCATTTGTTAGAATAGAGATTTTATCTGTGAGGTTTAAGACAATTGAAATGAACATGAAAGCTGAATCTCCATTTGCTAAAATTGCCGTCTTTTTATTTTTGAATTCATATCCATGGCAGCCACTACAGTGAATAATAGACACTCCCCAACATTCGGAAAAACCTTTAATCTTAGGATATATATATTTAATTCCAGTGGCAAAGATTATTTTTTTAGAATTAAATTTATGCCCAGAGAAAGTATTAATAAAACAAAGATCATTACTTTTTTGGACCGATATAGCTATATCGGAAATAAATTTAAGTGTATCGTATTTTAAAATTTGATCTTTTGCTTGTTTTAATATTGATTCTGGTTTTATTCCATCTTGAGTTATAAAATTATAAGAAAACTTACTCCTTTTGTTTGCAGAAGGTGAGTTACCTTCAATAATTAAAACTTTTCTCAAAGAGCGTCCGAGAGACAATGCGGCTGATAAGCCTGCATAACCTCCACCTATTATTATTACTTCAAAATTATTATTTGTCATTGGTACTATTAAATGCTTAATATTTATTAGAAACTCATATATATTCTAAATTTATATTTCTTTTTGGTAATTGAGCTTGCCAGAGATCATAATAATAGTTTTTATTATCATATAGGGTTTCGTGTGCTCCTTCCTCAAGTATTTTCCCATTCTTCAGCACAACTATTTTATCTGAATTAATTACTGTACTTAATCTATGCGCAATAATCAAAATAGTTTTGTTTTCCTGTCTTAAAATAGCTACTGCATTTTGAATAAAACTTTCTGATTTACTATCCAACGACGATGTTGCTTCATCTAAAATTAATATTTCGGGTTTTTTATATAATGCTCTTGCTATTGCAATCCGTTGTTTCTGTCCTCCTGATAAAACAGATCCATTTTGACCAACATGAGTATTAAAACCATTCGGTAATTCTTCAATAAAATTAATTATTCCAAGTCTTGTACAAATCTCAAGAATTAAATCCATCTTCGGGGAATAATCTCCTAGGGCAATATTTTCAATAATACTTCCTGAAAACAAATCAATTTTCTGAGGCACTATTCCAACGATATTTCTTAGACTTGAGTTTTCTATATAGTTTAAATCAAGCTTCCCAAT
This genomic interval from Tamlana carrageenivorans contains the following:
- a CDS encoding SOS response-associated peptidase, which encodes MCFHTSTITKTKKLEQHFKVTLSSEDIRTIFDKPQYHLNGFSHPNMLVIPQQKSEVLAPGIWGIVPDHKTPEHILSYYKEAVKYGGGLNARSEKLFDHFIYKKAIHEQRCIIPVSGFYEPHEHQKKKYPFFIQNKEQKPLALAGIYSVIGSYITFSIITKNASPFFAKVHNVKKRQPLILDAEHAKSWLDPNLTTTQITDITNFFYPESHLQTHTVSKDLFSPKTDSNIARILDPVEYDGIPIGSLNFIFLSFSMV
- a CDS encoding carboxypeptidase-like regulatory domain-containing protein, whose protein sequence is MYKKLNYFLFFILIILQLKLSAQETKDINGLVFSKDSVSVENIHIFNSSLNKGTITNKKGEFRIMTRINDTLVISSIGIKKKQVVILESHHNKKNKLSIEVHIQITDLDEIILSSHGLSGNLNQDIENLKKPLSISPSDVGLPYQNFERLTYNERQLQLARGFGLVSLMNTISGRTKMLKSHVDLDNRIKSVNTARKMFNDDFIISLGIPTDKVNEFWYYCESDSNIEQIINEDNFENILIFLSKKVKSFLG
- a CDS encoding IS982 family transposase; its protein translation is MNNLSANYERILEVLRKISKEQLLSYQRRQPKLSDLELISLSLTAEFMGIDSENDLFRKLPDSLLSKIERSVYNRRRRKLVNKLNSIRLSLASHFNEFEDYFVVDSMPLEVCKLSRSSRSKICKENTYAFPDKGYCAAQSSNYYGYKLHAVCSVNGVFQSIDLSPASVHDINYLKDIKMQISDCTLIGDKGYLSTEIQLNLFETCNITLNTPMRSNQKNYKVQPYVFRKKRKRIETLFSQLCDQFMIRRNYAKTFEGFKTRIVAKITALTTIQYINKFIFGRNINNIKINII
- a CDS encoding IS4 family transposase gives rise to the protein MNKSKNFSGHPIIKQVLNFILPKDVHRTAKKHNSDRYTKKFTTYEHLATMVFTMISGCSSLREVSSIMLACEGKINHLGLTDFPKRSTLSDANRRRSSEVFADIYHLLYKRYHRFLSDSRPLEPAVKNLKIVDSSTIPLFSDILKGVGRNPLNGKKKGGIKMHTMINAMEDVPCLIKFSSAATHDHTFLKDLELKKGSYVVFDKGYVDYEQYQKWTLEDVYFVTRQKDNARYTSLEEFDIPNKVDDAVLKDEKIGLTDKNGNAFSLRRIAFWHEKHQKVYEFITNNYDLDADKIADIYKNRWQIETMFKRLKQNFPLKYFLGDNQNAIEIQIWVSLIIQLIMLVIQRKAQRNWAYSNMMSVIRYHLMTYIDLFKFLKNPEANWEEITTKNIGQLSLFDP
- a CDS encoding NAD(P)/FAD-dependent oxidoreductase codes for the protein MTNNNFEVIIIGGGYAGLSAALSLGRSLRKVLIIEGNSPSANKRSKFSYNFITQDGIKPESILKQAKDQILKYDTLKFISDIAISVQKSNDLCFINTFSGHKFNSKKIIFATGIKYIYPKIKGFSECWGVSIIHCSGCHGYEFKNKKTAILANGDSAFMFISIVLNLTDKISILTNGESSFSPMQLEKLNSRKIQIIESKIKEIQHVEGVIKNVVFDNNISSDFEVLYAFPELNQKSELPSKLGCQFTDDGLIKVDSYNRTTVNGVYACGDNSSDRRSISNAVVNGHLAGATVNLELSIESF
- a CDS encoding site-specific integrase, translating into MTIMSAKSTFSILFWIYNKDEVNNQGIVYARITVDGKRSNISLKRKVDILRWDKKLQRLNGTTEEVKSFNQFLSSIYTQIFQIYQDLRLKGELITTELIKAHYLGETDEQKTLRGLLNYHNAKIEVTLSKGTIKNFHVTEKYIGYYLRDIHKTSDVYLKQLNYRFLMEFEQYLHNFWPKGHPKSMSHNTVMKHIQRFRKIATLGYHMEWMSKDPFIRWKPKWERREREFLSPDELARLESKKLYLERLDRVRDLFVFSCYTIISYVDVMQLNSKSIGKGVDNEDWILIKRQKTDIPVKVPLLDKALEIIKKYRGHPITQVSGTLLPVITNEKLNLYLKEVAELCEIDKNLTFHMARHTFATTVTLSNGVPIETVSKLLGHNKISTTQIYSRVVETKISQDMVELKNVLNIKANQKAHKNSREFGMRIV